One region of Sphingomonas abietis genomic DNA includes:
- a CDS encoding TonB family protein, which translates to MSPPPLFAGNRPIRIGARIGKGGEGEVYAIEGVAGHAVKFYTVADVLDRQPKIVAMIRAGLASGSDRVAYPSEVVSDARGMFAGFVMKLVSGHQPIHHLYSTVDRKTHFPSADYRFLVRTAVNVARALAEVHARGCVIGDINHSGILVSDRATVALIDADSFQLSEGGTQYLCAVGTQEYTPPELQGASLTGIVRTPNHDAFGLAVILFQLLFMGRQPFSGSYQAAGEMTLEKAIAEYRFAYSLQRAVGMRPPPATPLLSDFPPPVAQAFETAFDRGTKRPTAVGWIGVLEKLETQLRRCPDNDLHYYPGSAAACPWCRMERASPGLILFLPPLPPQSAATATSTPGVFDLRSVWAAIEAVQLPPATPPDPLLPDMDAVASDAAVAAAGTVTARKGWAIVVLAGSVIGTAVATPALIVWLGLGLVGLIMLFGRPKAARAFHDRALQADRQWTQALADWERRCGGPELAANKKALGEARRQLEALPGELRAQLANYDAHRRDFQLRSHLENHRVSAAKIRGVGPGLKAALASWGIDSALNVSYAAVIRIDGFGQAKATAMDAWRRQVEARFVYDPRPNAADTREKDRINREANHKGAQLREKLGRGANDLRVASQTVLMRWKLVDQPLVRAQAERLQALADDDIVNPTVGARLKRMSSLAWTVLIMAMMAAVFAMSRIQMPVPHPEAPPVAGSTPELPGMQRFDPPKGFVVAPKAGIPTVNAREAPDGDAVVEKLKKGASLLAIGRSIASDGSGWIAFTGSNGTTEFVSEKVLRPADSGAADAAGACAGKSGVAAILCIDPTIRNLDDQLNDSYREMRSRTSGDERRRLVVGERDWLSQRDACAGSPDAVRCLAEAYRNRLAELSATAAVPAPRQGAATQAQDPVPVVAPPAAGAPSVQAPPRPRGGPGGWITPDDYPPGALRAGEAGRVTFTLHVEQSGAVDGCDVVQSSGFADLDQMTCRLVQRRARFAPASDPTGQPIDASWTSSVDWRIPGQ; encoded by the coding sequence ATGAGCCCGCCTCCCCTCTTCGCCGGCAACCGGCCGATCCGGATCGGAGCTCGCATCGGGAAGGGGGGTGAGGGGGAGGTCTACGCGATCGAAGGCGTCGCTGGCCATGCGGTGAAATTCTACACGGTCGCGGACGTTCTCGATCGTCAGCCGAAGATCGTCGCGATGATCAGGGCGGGACTGGCCAGCGGGAGCGATCGCGTCGCCTACCCGAGCGAGGTGGTGTCGGACGCGAGGGGTATGTTCGCCGGCTTCGTCATGAAGCTGGTGAGCGGTCATCAGCCGATCCATCACCTGTATTCGACGGTCGACAGGAAGACGCATTTTCCGAGCGCGGACTACCGCTTCCTTGTCCGCACGGCGGTGAACGTCGCTCGCGCGCTCGCGGAGGTTCACGCCAGAGGCTGCGTGATCGGCGACATCAACCACAGCGGCATCCTCGTGTCCGATCGCGCCACGGTCGCGCTCATCGATGCCGACAGCTTCCAGCTGTCCGAAGGCGGAACGCAGTACCTCTGCGCCGTCGGAACGCAGGAATACACGCCGCCCGAACTCCAGGGCGCCAGTCTAACTGGTATCGTCCGAACGCCGAACCATGATGCCTTCGGGCTGGCGGTGATCCTCTTCCAGCTGCTGTTCATGGGTCGGCAGCCGTTCAGCGGTTCCTATCAGGCGGCCGGGGAAATGACGCTCGAGAAGGCGATCGCCGAATACCGGTTCGCCTATTCGTTGCAGCGGGCGGTCGGGATGCGCCCGCCACCCGCGACGCCGCTTCTGTCCGACTTCCCACCGCCCGTGGCGCAGGCGTTCGAGACCGCGTTCGATCGCGGCACCAAGAGGCCGACGGCGGTGGGATGGATCGGCGTCCTCGAAAAGCTCGAAACCCAACTGAGACGGTGCCCGGACAACGACCTGCACTACTATCCCGGATCGGCGGCCGCCTGTCCGTGGTGCAGAATGGAGCGCGCGAGCCCCGGCCTCATCCTCTTCCTTCCGCCGTTGCCGCCCCAATCCGCCGCGACCGCGACGTCAACGCCGGGCGTCTTCGACCTGCGTTCGGTCTGGGCGGCGATCGAGGCTGTGCAGCTGCCGCCCGCGACGCCGCCCGACCCGCTGCTACCCGACATGGACGCAGTGGCTTCGGACGCCGCGGTCGCGGCGGCAGGAACCGTGACGGCTCGAAAGGGCTGGGCGATAGTCGTCCTGGCGGGATCCGTCATCGGCACGGCCGTGGCCACGCCGGCTCTGATCGTCTGGCTCGGTCTCGGCCTCGTCGGGTTAATCATGCTGTTCGGGCGACCGAAGGCCGCCCGGGCGTTCCACGATCGGGCGCTTCAAGCAGACAGGCAGTGGACCCAGGCGCTCGCGGACTGGGAGCGGCGTTGCGGCGGACCCGAGCTCGCAGCGAACAAGAAGGCGCTTGGCGAGGCTCGCAGGCAGCTCGAGGCGCTGCCTGGCGAGCTCCGTGCGCAGCTCGCGAACTACGATGCGCACAGGCGGGACTTCCAGCTGCGATCCCATCTCGAGAACCACCGCGTCTCCGCGGCGAAGATACGGGGCGTCGGTCCGGGCCTGAAGGCGGCGCTCGCATCGTGGGGCATCGATAGCGCCCTCAATGTCAGCTATGCCGCCGTCATCCGCATCGACGGCTTCGGTCAGGCGAAAGCGACCGCGATGGACGCCTGGCGTCGGCAGGTCGAGGCGCGCTTCGTCTACGATCCGAGACCGAACGCCGCGGACACGCGCGAAAAGGACCGGATCAACCGCGAGGCCAATCACAAGGGGGCCCAGCTCCGGGAGAAGCTTGGGCGCGGGGCCAACGACCTCCGCGTGGCTTCGCAGACGGTCCTGATGCGGTGGAAGCTCGTCGACCAGCCGCTGGTGCGTGCGCAGGCGGAACGGCTGCAGGCGCTGGCCGACGACGACATCGTCAACCCGACCGTCGGTGCTCGCCTAAAGCGGATGAGTTCGCTGGCGTGGACGGTCCTGATCATGGCGATGATGGCGGCCGTTTTCGCCATGTCGAGGATCCAGATGCCCGTCCCGCATCCGGAGGCGCCCCCGGTGGCCGGGAGCACCCCGGAGCTTCCGGGCATGCAGCGGTTCGATCCTCCGAAAGGCTTCGTGGTGGCGCCGAAAGCCGGCATTCCGACCGTGAACGCGCGTGAGGCGCCAGATGGCGATGCGGTCGTGGAGAAGCTGAAGAAAGGCGCCTCCCTCCTCGCCATCGGTCGCTCCATCGCATCCGATGGCAGCGGATGGATCGCCTTCACAGGGTCGAACGGGACGACGGAATTCGTATCCGAGAAGGTCTTGCGGCCAGCGGATTCCGGCGCGGCGGACGCGGCCGGCGCGTGCGCCGGGAAGAGCGGCGTCGCGGCGATCCTCTGCATAGATCCGACCATTCGGAATCTCGACGATCAGCTAAACGACTCCTATCGCGAGATGCGTAGCCGGACGTCCGGCGACGAGCGTCGGCGACTTGTCGTTGGCGAACGCGACTGGCTTTCGCAGCGCGACGCGTGCGCGGGTTCACCGGACGCGGTCCGGTGTCTTGCGGAAGCGTATCGCAATCGTCTTGCGGAGCTTTCCGCGACGGCCGCTGTGCCCGCCCCCCGTCAGGGCGCCGCGACGCAGGCGCAGGATCCCGTGCCGGTCGTTGCCCCTCCGGCGGCCGGCGCACCCTCAGTCCAGGCGCCGCCGAGACCGAGGGGCGGTCCGGGAGGATGGATCACGCCGGACGACTACCCGCCGGGCGCCCTCCGTGCGGGCGAAGCCGGTCGCGTAACGTTCACCTTGCATGTGGAGCAGTCCGGTGCGGTCGATGGGTGCGACGTCGTCCAGTCTAGTGGCTTCGCAGATCTCGATCAGATGACCTGCCGACTCGTCCAGCGGCGCGCGCGGTTCGCGCCTGCCAGCGATCCGACAGGGCAGCCGATCGATGCGTCATGGACCAGCTCCGTGGATTGGAGGATTCCTGGCCAGTAG
- a CDS encoding DUF4236 domain-containing protein, giving the protein MSIVPGVRLNFSKSGVSTSIGGHGATVNLSKRGTRTTIGIPGSGLSYSTLTPHAPHLPGAVAGQQTKSNGAGWIAGIGAVIVLGAVGLYSASPRTAPGTAPQAVQAPSFVNTLSLNCRSAPGSGGSVVRTLERGTAVTASAASGVWSKVSSPGTADCWALSRFLSTDAPISTPYQGNSRASGGHGPRLARNAAPLGAAGARSYALHRHRVIHHPRGTSASGCSCGGGGVCIGPRGGRYCITSGGNKRYGV; this is encoded by the coding sequence ATGAGCATCGTTCCCGGTGTCCGCCTGAACTTCAGCAAATCGGGCGTGAGCACCAGTATCGGGGGCCACGGGGCCACCGTGAACCTGAGCAAGAGGGGCACGCGCACCACGATCGGCATTCCGGGCAGCGGCCTGTCCTATTCAACGCTGACGCCGCATGCGCCTCATCTGCCGGGAGCCGTCGCTGGACAGCAGACGAAATCGAACGGGGCGGGATGGATCGCCGGCATCGGGGCTGTCATCGTGCTCGGTGCCGTCGGTCTCTACTCCGCGTCGCCCCGGACCGCTCCGGGAACGGCGCCGCAGGCGGTCCAGGCGCCGTCCTTTGTCAACACACTCTCGTTGAACTGCCGTTCCGCGCCCGGTTCCGGCGGGTCCGTCGTCAGGACGCTCGAACGCGGCACCGCCGTGACGGCGAGCGCCGCTTCCGGCGTATGGAGCAAGGTCTCCAGCCCCGGCACAGCGGACTGCTGGGCCCTGTCCCGGTTCCTATCAACCGACGCTCCGATCTCGACACCCTACCAGGGCAATTCCCGGGCGAGCGGAGGACATGGCCCCCGTCTGGCGCGCAACGCCGCCCCGCTCGGCGCGGCCGGCGCCCGCAGCTATGCCCTGCACAGACATCGAGTCATTCACCACCCGCGCGGGACGTCGGCGAGCGGCTGCTCGTGCGGCGGAGGAGGTGTGTGCATCGGCCCTCGCGGAGGCCGCTACTGCATCACCAGCGGAGGCAACAAGCGTTACGGTGTATGA
- a CDS encoding IS5 family transposase (programmed frameshift), with protein MGVMDRLVLSDSAWERMAPLIIGRPDQKGSTGRDNRMFVEAVLWIVRTGSPWRDLPEVFGDWNSAFRRFSRWSAKGVWWRIFEAMSDDPDFEYLIIDSTVVRAHQHAAGAKKGSEDQAIGRSRGGLSTKIHMAVRGLGCPVRFTLTAGQKGDAPQAAGLVDGLPAKIVMADTAYDSDALRQTIADKGATAVIPNNPSRTFKHPLDKHLYAQRHLVECCFSKLKQFRRVATRFEKTARNYRAVITLAAIALWLR; from the exons TTGGGTGTGATGGATCGGCTGGTGTTGAGCGACAGCGCCTGGGAGCGGATGGCTCCGCTGATCATCGGGCGGCCTGATCAGAAGGGGTCGACCGGTCGCGACAACCGGATGTTCGTCGAGGCGGTGTTGTGGATTGTGCGGACGGGGTCGCCCTGGCGCGATCTCCCCGAGGTGTTCGGCGACTGGAACAGCGCGTTTCGCCGCTTCAGCCGGTGGAGTGCGAAGGGTGTATGGTGGCGGATCTTCGAGGCCATGTCGGATGACCCGGACTTCGAATATCTGATCATCGACAGCACCGTCGTTCGCGCCCATCAGCACGCTGCCGGGGCGAAAAAA GGGTCTGAAGATCAGGCCATTGGCCGTTCACGCGGCGGCCTGAGCACCAAGATCCACATGGCCGTCCGGGGACTTGGCTGTCCCGTGCGGTTCACGCTGACCGCAGGACAAAAGGGAGATGCGCCGCAAGCGGCCGGCCTCGTCGACGGACTGCCAGCCAAAATCGTCATGGCCGACACCGCCTACGACAGCGACGCCCTACGCCAGACCATCGCCGACAAGGGCGCTACGGCCGTCATCCCGAACAACCCCTCCCGCACGTTCAAGCATCCGCTCGACAAACATCTCTACGCTCAACGCCATCTCGTCGAATGCTGCTTTTCCAAGCTCAAGCAGTTCAGGCGCGTCGCCACCCGCTTTGAGAAAACGGCCCGAAACTACCGCGCCGTCATCACACTCGCTGCCATCGCCCTGTGGCTGCGGTAA